One window of Nitrospira sp. genomic DNA carries:
- a CDS encoding tetratricopeptide repeat protein gives MSTHQQQCEAAIVAGAWDTLFGESLDWSRDPDGAKDPRPLFARNVVYLLQGRFADAWKAHALCLEAEKDIAAVGTWVKDLLDRQTDNGYCYLVMGIFLAQSGQSEQSMRPYAEAARLLPQSAHPHYFLAQIHERAGHLEMAIKGYREAVRLAPDYAPARMNLGVAYQDQGRLEMAIKEYREVVKLTPNDSAAHSNLACALAEQGKMEPAVQSYKTALKLNPQDAEVHFALGGLYEVRGRMDLAHKSYQEALNADPDCGPAHSALGWLALGKRRLQEATDMFNRALKCNEEDARAYHGIAEIYALRGKRQSAMENYTKALKYYRDPEKKNQIMNQLFQEGQVGD, from the coding sequence ATGAGCACCCATCAGCAACAATGCGAAGCCGCCATCGTGGCGGGAGCCTGGGACACGCTGTTCGGCGAGTCGTTGGATTGGAGCCGAGATCCGGACGGGGCAAAGGATCCACGTCCTCTCTTCGCACGAAACGTCGTGTATCTCTTGCAGGGTCGGTTTGCGGATGCCTGGAAAGCCCATGCGCTCTGCCTCGAAGCTGAGAAGGACATCGCGGCCGTAGGAACCTGGGTGAAGGATCTGCTCGATCGGCAGACGGACAATGGCTACTGCTATTTGGTCATGGGAATATTTCTGGCGCAATCGGGTCAATCGGAGCAATCCATGAGGCCATACGCAGAAGCCGCTCGGTTACTCCCGCAATCTGCCCATCCGCATTACTTTTTAGCACAGATTCACGAACGTGCCGGCCATCTTGAAATGGCGATCAAGGGGTATCGTGAAGCCGTCCGTCTCGCCCCGGACTACGCGCCGGCACGGATGAATCTAGGAGTCGCGTATCAAGATCAAGGGCGCCTGGAAATGGCGATCAAAGAATACCGGGAGGTGGTGAAGCTTACGCCCAACGATTCGGCAGCACATTCCAATCTCGCCTGTGCTCTCGCAGAGCAGGGGAAGATGGAGCCGGCGGTGCAATCCTACAAGACTGCCTTGAAACTGAACCCACAGGATGCCGAAGTCCACTTCGCGCTGGGCGGACTCTACGAAGTGCGGGGACGCATGGACCTAGCGCACAAGAGTTATCAAGAGGCGCTCAACGCCGATCCTGACTGTGGCCCCGCCCATTCCGCGCTCGGGTGGCTGGCATTAGGCAAGCGTAGACTTCAGGAAGCGACGGACATGTTCAACCGGGCGCTCAAGTGCAATGAGGAAGATGCGCGAGCCTATCACGGCATCGCTGAAATCTATGCTCTGCGCGGCAAGCGCCAGAGCGCGATGGAAAACTACACCAAGGCGCTGAAGTACTATCGCGATCCCGAAAAAAAGAATCAGATCATGAACCAGCTGTTCCAGGAAGGGCAGGTAGGGGATTGA